In the genome of Scyliorhinus torazame isolate Kashiwa2021f chromosome 27, sScyTor2.1, whole genome shotgun sequence, one region contains:
- the ndufb7 gene encoding NADH dehydrogenase [ubiquinone] 1 beta subcomplex subunit 7: protein MGAHLGRRYLTERDTEPDPGAIPSFPAELGFPERQERVMVATQQEMNDAQLPLSQRDYCAHYLIKFLKCKRDMWPNFLECKHERHDWDYCEHEDYVMRMKEYERERRLLMRKKKMEARQAA, encoded by the exons ATGGGGGCGCACCTGGGGCGGCGGTACCTGACCGAGCGGGACACCGAGCCCGATCCCGGGGCCATCCCCAGCTTCCCGGCCGAGCTGGGCTTCCCCGAGCGCCAGGAGCGCG tgatgGTCGCAACACAACAGGAGATGAATGATGCCCAGTTGCCCCTCAGTCAGCGTGATTATTGCGCTCATTACCTCATCAAGTTTTTGAAGTGTAAACGGGACATGTGGCCCAACTTCCTCGAGTGTAAACACGAGCGTCACGATTGGGATTACTGTGAGCACGAGGA TTACGTGATGCGTATGAAGGAGTACGAGAGGGAGAGACGCCTGCTGATGAGGAAGAAGAAAATGGAGGCGAGGCAAGCAGCGTAA